Proteins from one Bactrocera neohumeralis isolate Rockhampton chromosome 3, APGP_CSIRO_Bneo_wtdbg2-racon-allhic-juicebox.fasta_v2, whole genome shotgun sequence genomic window:
- the LOC126753308 gene encoding uncharacterized protein LOC126753308: MTVRWLIILSIICTQLHLSAGSQTAQPANPELQAFIQRVERLVLNTTDRALIVTQNVYHNLSKEMPPTLLEANNQTMQQYIAQVQEALDGTSYTNFTLKRKLLRQFKVNNLQIELLRRQLEPLQPEFNFQLISDEFYKSKTNVTEFDNLYLSFMDEFAAASQQLWDTLSETTVEEQQELLELLDEISKEEQLREKDKLYDEFIAMYLFKIEENEQEAKELY, encoded by the exons ATGACGGTTCGTTGGCTAATAATTCTTTCAATAATCTGCACGCAG CTCCACCTCTCTGCCGGCTCTCAAACCGCTCAGCCAGCCAATCCAGAGTTACAAGCGTTCATCCAGCGCGTTGAACGTCTCGTACTCAACACAACTGATCGTGCGCTGATCGTCACCCAAAATGTCTACCACAACCTAAGCAAAGAGATGCCGCCAACACTGTTGGAAGCCAACAATCAAACGATGCAGCAGTATATTGCGCAGGTACAGGAAGCGTTAGATGGCACTTCGTACACGAACTTCACATTGAAGCGTAAATTGCTGCGCCAATTCAAAGTGAACAATTTGCAAATTGAATTGCTGCGCCGCCAATTGGAACCCCTACAACCGGAATTCAACTTTCAACTAATCTCAGACGAATTCTACAAGTCCAAGACGAATGTCACGGAGTTTGACAACTTGTATTTGAGTTTCATGGACGAGTTCGCGGCCGCGTCTCAGCAGTTGTGGGATACGCTGTCTGAAACCACCGTGGAGGAGCAGCAGGAGCTGCTGGAGTTGCTTGATGAGATTTCCAAGGAAGAGCAATTGCGTGAGAAGGATAAATTGTATGATGAGTTTATTGCCATGTATCTATTTAAGATAGAAGAGAATGAGCAGGAGGCTAAGGAATTATACTGA